From Providencia sp. R33, a single genomic window includes:
- the paaI gene encoding hydroxyphenylacetyl-CoA thioesterase PaaI encodes MISVPNITTAQQSAHIMYRDDACAKAMGMSIEKVEDGFAQLKMPITAKMLNGHKTCHGGQLFSLADTAFAYACNSQGYAAVASMCSIDFVRPGFEGDLLTATATMKHQGKRNGLYEVEITNQDGKILALFQGRSHRLGHRLEENHHD; translated from the coding sequence ATGATTTCAGTACCAAATATCACGACTGCTCAACAATCAGCTCACATTATGTATCGCGATGATGCATGTGCAAAAGCAATGGGTATGTCGATTGAAAAAGTCGAAGATGGCTTTGCGCAATTAAAGATGCCAATCACTGCAAAGATGCTTAATGGTCATAAAACCTGCCATGGCGGGCAACTGTTTAGTCTTGCCGACACGGCATTTGCTTACGCCTGTAATAGCCAAGGGTATGCTGCTGTTGCGTCGATGTGCTCAATTGATTTTGTCCGCCCAGGCTTTGAAGGGGACTTACTGACAGCTACCGCAACAATGAAGCACCAAGGTAAGCGCAACGGGCTATACGAAGTCGAGATAACTAACCAAGACGGGAAAATACTTGCCTTATTCCAAGGTCGTTCTCATCGCTTAGGGCACCGTTTAGAGGAAAACCACCATGATTGA
- the paaX gene encoding phenylacetic acid degradation operon negative regulatory protein PaaX gives MNTKLDQFIQHAIASQPISGTSLISSLYGDALHHRGGEVWLGSLTKLLEPMGFTDRFVRTSVFRLQKEGWLDVEKIGRRSYYRISARGQSRFRRAEQKIYLAEQPDWDGKWNLLLLEAADKEEKIRLKKELSWLGFGQFNTSLMAAPSCAQSDVPALLNELNATEQAIYFHADYPYSRSEKNLKDLVSQAWSLQEISEHYHQFISLFRPLALLLKDNAGTQISPEHCFQLRLLLIHFYRRVTLKDPLLPDELLPPQWEGHIARHLCTNIYQRIDQAATQYVSENSETTVGELPQPSSAYYRRFGGVLREIAA, from the coding sequence GTGAATACCAAACTCGACCAATTTATCCAACATGCCATCGCCAGTCAGCCCATTAGTGGCACGTCACTCATTAGCTCCTTATATGGTGATGCGCTACATCACCGAGGAGGTGAGGTTTGGTTAGGTAGCCTAACCAAATTATTAGAACCCATGGGGTTTACTGACCGCTTTGTACGCACATCCGTTTTTCGTTTGCAAAAAGAAGGTTGGTTAGATGTCGAAAAAATTGGCCGACGTAGCTACTACCGGATTTCAGCCCGCGGGCAAAGCCGATTTCGACGAGCAGAACAAAAAATTTACCTTGCAGAGCAACCTGATTGGGATGGCAAATGGAACTTATTGTTGCTAGAAGCCGCTGATAAAGAAGAAAAAATCAGATTAAAAAAAGAACTTAGCTGGCTAGGGTTTGGTCAGTTTAATACGTCTTTAATGGCCGCGCCAAGTTGCGCACAAAGTGACGTACCTGCGTTATTAAATGAGCTCAATGCCACTGAGCAAGCCATTTATTTTCATGCAGATTACCCCTACAGCCGTTCAGAAAAAAACCTGAAAGACTTGGTGTCTCAGGCATGGTCTTTGCAAGAAATTTCAGAGCATTATCACCAATTTATTTCATTATTCAGGCCTCTTGCATTATTGCTCAAGGATAATGCAGGAACACAAATCAGCCCTGAACATTGTTTTCAGTTACGGCTGCTCTTAATTCACTTTTATCGCCGTGTCACGCTCAAAGACCCGTTGCTACCTGATGAACTTTTACCTCCCCAATGGGAAGGCCATATTGCACGCCATTTGTGTACCAATATTTATCAACGTATCGACCAAGCTGCAACCCAATATGTTTCAGAGAATAGCGAAACAACTGTGGGTGAACTTCCTCAACCTTCTAGCGCTTATTATCGGCGTTTTGGTGGAGTATTGCGGGAAAT
- the pcaF gene encoding 3-oxoadipyl-CoA thiolase — MIDAYICDGVRTPIGRYGGTLSSLRPDDLATLPLKALMARHPQLDWSLTDDIILGCANQAGEDNRNVARMAGLLSGLPISVSGTTINRLCGSGLDAIALAARSIKAGESGLMIAGGVESMSRAPFVMGKQEAAFSRQAQVFDTTIGWRFINPLMEQQCGTDSMPETAENVAETYKISREDQDAFALRSQQRTEIAKVNGIFAQEIIPVTIKQRKNEIVVTEDEHPRAETTFEQLQKLKTPFRENGTVTAGNASGVNDGAAALIIASEQIAKQQGLTPRARIVATATCGVEPRLMGIGPLPASQKVLKMAGLTIDQMDVIELNEAFAAQAIAVLRGLGLPDDAPHVNPNGGAISLGHPLGMSGARLAIAAINELHRKQGRYALCTMCIGVGQGIAMIIERV, encoded by the coding sequence ATGATTGATGCTTATATTTGCGACGGTGTTCGTACACCGATAGGCCGTTATGGCGGCACACTTTCTTCTCTACGTCCTGATGACCTCGCCACTTTACCATTAAAAGCCTTGATGGCAAGGCACCCACAATTAGATTGGTCATTGACCGATGATATTATTTTAGGTTGCGCAAACCAAGCGGGTGAAGACAATCGCAACGTCGCTCGCATGGCGGGTTTATTGTCTGGCTTACCCATTTCGGTTTCAGGCACAACCATCAACCGCTTATGTGGCTCAGGGCTGGATGCTATCGCACTTGCCGCTCGCAGTATTAAAGCAGGTGAATCCGGGTTAATGATTGCAGGAGGTGTCGAGTCGATGAGCCGCGCGCCTTTTGTGATGGGAAAACAGGAGGCCGCTTTTTCGCGCCAAGCACAAGTGTTTGATACCACAATCGGTTGGCGGTTTATCAACCCATTAATGGAACAACAATGTGGCACTGACTCCATGCCAGAGACCGCTGAAAATGTGGCTGAAACCTACAAAATCAGCCGTGAAGACCAAGATGCATTTGCACTACGCAGCCAACAACGCACTGAAATTGCAAAAGTTAACGGTATTTTTGCGCAAGAAATTATCCCTGTCACCATTAAACAACGTAAAAACGAAATCGTGGTTACCGAAGATGAACACCCTCGTGCAGAAACCACTTTTGAGCAATTACAAAAGCTGAAAACACCATTTCGTGAAAACGGCACGGTAACTGCGGGTAATGCTTCTGGTGTGAATGATGGCGCTGCCGCGTTAATCATTGCATCCGAACAAATCGCGAAACAGCAAGGCTTAACCCCTCGGGCTCGCATTGTTGCTACCGCCACTTGTGGCGTTGAACCACGACTGATGGGGATTGGCCCGTTACCAGCCTCACAAAAAGTCTTAAAAATGGCGGGGTTAACTATCGACCAAATGGATGTCATTGAGTTAAACGAAGCATTTGCCGCACAAGCCATCGCCGTATTGAGGGGACTAGGCTTACCCGATGACGCGCCACACGTAAACCCGAACGGCGGAGCGATTTCCTTAGGTCACCCTTTAGGAATGAGTGGTGCAAGGTTAGCCATCGCCGCGATTAATGAACTTCATCGCAAACAAGGCCGCTATGCCCTATGCACCATGTGTATTGGCGTAGGGCAAGGCATCGCCATGATTATCGAACGAGTCTGA
- the paaK gene encoding phenylacetate--CoA ligase PaaK has product MSMIQDSIDPIEFASRDEIESLQYSRMKWTLTHAYENVPMYRKKFDDAGVHPDDFKKLSDIEKFPYTTKQDLRENYPFSTFAVPMDQIIRIHASSGTTGRPTVVGYTQRDIDNWADLIARSLRSAGTVRGDKVHVAYGYGLFTGGLGAHYGAERLGAAVIPMSGGQTEKQAQLIADFKPDVIMVTPSYCLSIIDELEKIMGGDASKCSLRLGVFGAEPWTESLRTEIETRLGIKALDIYGLSEVMGPGVAMECADAGASGPTIWEDHFYPEIISPETLKTLGDGEHGELVFTTLTKEAMPVIRYRTRDLTHLMNGVNRNMRRIGKITGRSDDMMIIRGVNVFPSQIEEQIMQFKELSPHYQLEIGRQGNMDNLSVRVELKNPAQLTYDERCNICHHLKHRIKSMVGISTRVSIVNCGDIPRSQGKAERVIDTRIAI; this is encoded by the coding sequence ATGAGCATGATACAAGATAGCATCGACCCAATTGAATTTGCCTCACGAGATGAAATCGAGTCATTACAGTATTCTCGAATGAAGTGGACACTCACTCACGCCTATGAAAACGTGCCAATGTACCGTAAAAAGTTTGATGATGCGGGTGTGCACCCTGATGATTTTAAAAAATTAAGTGATATCGAAAAATTTCCCTATACCACCAAGCAAGATTTACGGGAAAACTACCCATTCAGTACGTTTGCCGTGCCAATGGACCAAATCATCCGTATCCATGCATCTTCGGGTACTACTGGCCGGCCAACGGTTGTTGGTTACACGCAGCGTGATATCGATAACTGGGCGGATTTAATTGCACGTAGTTTGCGCTCTGCGGGAACGGTACGTGGTGATAAAGTTCATGTAGCTTATGGTTACGGCTTGTTTACCGGCGGTTTAGGCGCACATTATGGCGCAGAACGCCTTGGTGCCGCCGTCATTCCAATGTCAGGTGGGCAAACCGAAAAACAAGCCCAACTAATTGCTGATTTTAAACCCGATGTCATTATGGTCACACCATCATATTGTCTGAGCATTATTGACGAACTCGAGAAAATCATGGGTGGTGATGCTAGTAAGTGCTCACTTAGATTAGGCGTATTTGGCGCTGAACCTTGGACAGAATCCCTGCGCACTGAAATCGAAACACGCTTAGGCATCAAAGCATTAGATATCTATGGGTTATCAGAAGTGATGGGCCCAGGTGTCGCCATGGAATGTGCTGACGCTGGTGCCAGCGGCCCAACCATCTGGGAAGACCACTTTTACCCTGAAATTATTTCCCCTGAAACTCTCAAAACATTAGGGGATGGCGAGCATGGTGAGTTAGTGTTCACTACCCTGACAAAAGAAGCTATGCCAGTAATTCGTTATCGCACACGGGATTTAACTCACTTAATGAATGGCGTGAATCGCAACATGCGGCGAATCGGTAAAATCACAGGTCGCTCCGATGACATGATGATTATTCGCGGAGTGAATGTATTCCCTTCCCAAATTGAAGAACAGATTATGCAGTTCAAAGAGCTATCCCCACACTACCAGTTAGAAATTGGTCGCCAAGGTAATATGGATAACTTATCAGTCCGTGTTGAGCTGAAAAACCCAGCGCAACTCACTTATGATGAACGCTGTAATATCTGTCACCACCTAAAACACCGTATCAAATCTATGGTAGGGATCAGCACGCGAGTCAGCATTGTGAATTGCGGTGACATCCCACGTTCACAAGGTAAGGCAGAACGTGTCATTGATACTAGAATTGCAATTTAA